Within the Flavobacteriales bacterium genome, the region CCTGCCGGTGGACAAAATGGGTTGCTCACCTTCAAACGTCCAGTTTTGCGGTTTGAGATCGCTTCCGAATAGTTGTGTTATCCCGGTATCAAGAAGGTTGGAATCATTGACAAATACCCTGCCGTGCATGTTCAAAGAAGCTGCCGTATCGGCAACTACGTAGAAAGGAAAATCCCGGTAAGTGCTTGCAATCAGAATACCCCCGCGATATTCCTTTACAACGTAGCCTATCTGGTACAGACCTAGGAAATCAATACCCGCTTTCATTATCCCGGTTGCACGGTCAATGGTCAAAGGGACTGACCCGCCCAACATATTGGAAACAGAATACCCTGAGGCAAAGACAACATCGAGATAGGGAGGTGCAGGGGGAGGCTCGGGCATGGGAGCTAGCGTATTGCCACCGCTAAACGGAGCGATCAACTCATACACCAATGAGTCGCCATCGATATCTGTGGCGGACGCATCATACTGAAAATATCTGTCTAATATGCCGCCATAAGGGATTTCCTGTTTGAACACAGGAGGAGAGTTGTGTAGCTCCGTATTGATGAATGTTTGTAGCGTCATGCCCGTGTTGGTGGGATTGACGAGGTTGCTGATGCCTCCATTGCGGCAACAACGCTGATAAGCCAATGTGTACCCACCTTTGATGTCGGGCAGGTAGGCAGTATCCTTATACATTGTTCTTTCGGTACAAGCCACTTCATTAAACATACATGTGTTGGAAGGATCATAAGTTATGGTGTCGCTTATTCCGCTATAGGGAATGTGCAGGTGCATAACCAGTTTCCCGGTAGAGTTAAAAATGCCGATGGAAGCCGTATCGTCGAAAGCAAGGTAATCGTACTTGCAATCCTTATAAATTGTCAGCTGAATTTCGTAGTTGTCAGATCCAAGGTAGGTGTAAGATATTGATCCGCCTTCAATGTGTGTGGCCTGGGCATATTGACAGCATATCGCCATCAGCATCATGATGTGGAATTTCTTCATGCAGGGAATATTTATATCCTATATGT harbors:
- a CDS encoding T9SS type A sorting domain-containing protein — encoded protein: MKKFHIMMLMAICCQYAQATHIEGGSISYTYLGSDNYEIQLTIYKDCKYDYLAFDDTASIGIFNSTGKLVMHLHIPYSGISDTITYDPSNTCMFNEVACTERTMYKDTAYLPDIKGGYTLAYQRCCRNGGISNLVNPTNTGMTLQTFINTELHNSPPVFKQEIPYGGILDRYFQYDASATDIDGDSLVYELIAPFSGGNTLAPMPEPPPAPPYLDVVFASGYSVSNMLGGSVPLTIDRATGIMKAGIDFLGLYQIGYVVKEYRGGILIASTYRDFPFYVVADTAASLNMHGRVFVNDSNLLDTGITQLFGSDLKPQNWTFEGEQPILSTGRYVFDSLAQNNYFVKAIPALPAVGNENYLPTYFPSTPFWYNSVSLYPCDTSDIYRDISIFHSSKPKGNLTFDGVLQLGKGTYDPLPGKDLLLGIKSNDPVNNITPFMKCTTDSSGYFHFDSLASGTYYLLADFINSRIINDQPPVINLYSSLSAQVYDQSTRLYIFKYTGLNENGDSNIRVFPNPTSSLLFIQIATREPGAYSAKMYNLYGQCVQTFWNNKTLASGTYQESVSLEALPAGVYFLEISGDGQTWVQKVIRQ